In Holophagales bacterium, one DNA window encodes the following:
- a CDS encoding diguanylate cyclase, translating into MADLSELFDAFAAGVYLLFGLVHADLWQRRRERLGHLWLAGACGGALMVDLTGMALRRAPPSPPSLLSALNLLGVGLATLCLVELAVSLGSRRAGRAIRALQAGMVVLSPAAGATLEPFLLVPSLLGCGVLVVFAMARAFAAARDGRRGASTVARGFVFLSLCLLADLAMQLGWLPLRGGLPAIGFIVLFLASAKALADRQDHEHRELVALRGELERRVEERTLALQEANARLAVASRTDALTGLPNRRGFVEASEAELERFRRSGRPFTIVLADVDHFKAVNDRFGHATGDEALRAVASAIRANLRAQDVVARWGGEEFILLLPETAEAGGVRAAEFVREQVAASRIALADESLQMKLSLGVSEHRAERTLDATLAAADRALYRAKESGRNRVLAG; encoded by the coding sequence ATGGCGGACCTTTCCGAGCTCTTCGACGCCTTCGCGGCCGGTGTCTACCTGCTGTTCGGGTTGGTCCACGCCGATCTCTGGCAGCGTCGTCGCGAGCGACTCGGGCATCTCTGGCTGGCGGGTGCCTGCGGCGGCGCGTTGATGGTGGACCTGACCGGCATGGCGCTGCGACGGGCCCCGCCGTCACCGCCGTCGCTCCTCTCGGCGCTCAACCTGCTCGGTGTCGGCCTGGCAACCCTCTGCCTCGTCGAGCTCGCCGTGAGCCTCGGGTCGCGGCGGGCGGGACGAGCGATTCGTGCCCTGCAGGCCGGAATGGTCGTCCTGAGTCCCGCGGCCGGCGCGACGCTCGAGCCGTTCCTCCTCGTCCCGTCCCTGCTCGGTTGCGGCGTGCTGGTGGTCTTCGCCATGGCGCGGGCCTTCGCCGCCGCACGCGACGGGCGGCGCGGTGCGAGCACGGTGGCGCGCGGCTTTGTCTTTCTTTCGCTCTGCCTGCTCGCCGATCTGGCGATGCAGCTCGGCTGGCTGCCGCTGCGCGGCGGGCTGCCGGCGATCGGTTTCATCGTGCTCTTCCTCGCCTCGGCCAAGGCCCTGGCCGATCGGCAGGATCACGAGCATCGCGAGCTCGTCGCGTTGCGCGGCGAGCTCGAACGCCGGGTGGAGGAGCGCACCCTGGCGCTGCAGGAAGCCAATGCCCGCCTGGCGGTGGCCTCCCGCACCGATGCATTGACCGGCCTGCCGAACCGCCGCGGCTTCGTCGAGGCGAGCGAGGCGGAGCTCGAGCGATTCCGCCGTTCGGGGCGCCCGTTCACCATCGTGCTCGCCGACGTCGACCACTTCAAGGCGGTCAACGACCGGTTCGGTCACGCGACGGGCGACGAGGCCCTGCGGGCGGTGGCGTCGGCGATCCGCGCCAATCTGCGGGCGCAGGACGTGGTGGCGCGCTGGGGGGGCGAGGAGTTCATCCTCCTCCTGCCGGAGACGGCCGAGGCGGGGGGCGTGCGTGCTGCCGAGTTCGTCCGCGAGCAGGTCGCGGCGAGCCGGATCGCACTCGCCGACGAGTCGCTCCAGATGAAGCTCTCGCTCGGCGTCTCGGAGCATCGCGCCGAGCGAACCCTCGACGCGACACTCGCGGCGGCCGACCGGGCGCTCTATCGGGCCAAGGAGAGCGGTCGCAACCGGGTGCTCGCCGGCTGA
- a CDS encoding iron-sulfur cluster assembly accessory protein, whose amino-acid sequence MPDVQPTSPAAPAVADEPVLTLTPKALEMVKITRQQEGIDEGFGLRVAVMGGGCSGFQYALDFENEPRETDLLQKYEGLTVFIDPVSARYLEGVTIDYVLGMQGAGFKFNNPRATGTCGCGSSFTV is encoded by the coding sequence ATGCCCGACGTCCAGCCGACCTCCCCCGCCGCTCCCGCTGTCGCGGACGAGCCGGTTCTCACCCTGACCCCGAAGGCGCTCGAGATGGTCAAGATCACCCGCCAGCAGGAGGGGATCGACGAGGGCTTCGGCCTCCGCGTCGCCGTCATGGGAGGCGGCTGCAGCGGATTCCAGTACGCGCTCGACTTCGAGAACGAGCCGCGCGAGACCGACCTGCTGCAGAAGTACGAGGGGCTCACGGTGTTCATCGACCCGGTCTCCGCCCGCTACCTCGAAGGGGTGACGATCGACTACGTGCTCGGCATGCAGGGGGCGGGGTTCAAGTTCAACAACCCGCGCGCCACCGGCACCTGCGGCTGCGGCTCGTCGTTCACCGTCTGA
- a CDS encoding HAD family phosphatase, with product MRGILFDFNGVLVDDEPLHCRFLRETLAEEGIELTEHDYYETYLGFDDRGCFSTALAGAGRAVTPQAIHHLTEEKASRYAAHVERHGLPFFAGALDLLDGAVASGLAVGVVSGALRREIELALRHVGRLGLLRCLVAAEDVAEGKPNPEGYRQGFDRLAATLPARAVPLAPHEVVAIEDSPAGLASARGAGLRTLGVAHTYRSSELSLAEARVESLVGVSPAWLEAHFAAPSGGPTASPPGGAGPLPRR from the coding sequence ATGCGCGGGATCCTCTTCGACTTCAACGGCGTCCTGGTCGACGACGAGCCGCTCCACTGCCGTTTCCTGCGGGAGACGCTGGCCGAGGAGGGGATCGAGCTCACCGAGCACGACTACTACGAGACCTACCTGGGATTCGACGATCGCGGTTGCTTTTCGACGGCACTCGCCGGTGCGGGCCGAGCGGTCACCCCGCAGGCGATCCACCACCTGACCGAAGAGAAGGCGTCCCGCTACGCGGCGCATGTCGAGCGCCACGGTCTGCCGTTCTTCGCTGGCGCGCTCGATCTGCTCGACGGGGCGGTGGCCTCCGGACTTGCGGTGGGTGTCGTCAGCGGGGCGCTGCGGCGCGAGATCGAGCTCGCACTCCGACACGTCGGACGCCTCGGCCTGCTGCGCTGCCTCGTCGCGGCGGAGGATGTCGCCGAGGGCAAGCCGAATCCGGAGGGCTACCGGCAGGGTTTCGATCGCCTGGCGGCGACGCTGCCGGCCCGAGCCGTTCCCCTGGCGCCGCACGAGGTGGTGGCGATCGAGGACAGTCCGGCAGGCCTCGCCTCGGCGCGCGGCGCCGGCCTGCGAACGCTCGGCGTCGCCCACACCTATCGCTCGAGCGAACTTTCGCTGGCGGAGGCGAGGGTCGAATCCCTGGTGGGGGTGAGCCCTGCGTGGCTGGAGGCGCATTTCGCTGCCCCATCGGGTGGCCCGACGGCCAGCCCTCCGGGCGGCGCAGGTCCGTTGCCGCGTCGCTAG
- a CDS encoding rhodanese-like domain-containing protein, with the protein MQIHSEPAIPPVDTHFGVQLFQTHAAELARRITKVHPPFAVVDVRAAAEFARGHVPGALSASPAAIADRLPGGIDTATEVFVVGHGSEDLDRRRAALALRAHGVRRVVELTGGMADWNGLRLPVESGRPVA; encoded by the coding sequence GTGCAGATTCACTCCGAACCCGCCATCCCCCCGGTCGACACCCACTTCGGGGTTCAGCTCTTCCAGACCCACGCCGCCGAGCTCGCCCGCCGGATCACCAAGGTCCACCCACCGTTCGCTGTCGTCGACGTGCGGGCGGCAGCGGAGTTCGCGCGCGGACATGTCCCCGGAGCGCTGTCGGCCTCGCCGGCGGCGATCGCCGACCGGTTGCCCGGTGGCATCGACACGGCGACCGAGGTCTTCGTCGTCGGCCACGGCTCGGAGGATCTCGATCGCCGGCGGGCGGCGCTCGCCCTGCGCGCTCACGGCGTGCGGCGTGTCGTCGAGCTGACCGGCGGCATGGCGGACTGGAACGGCCTGCGGCTGCCCGTCGAATCGGGCCGCCCGGTCGCCTGA
- a CDS encoding folate-binding protein YgfZ encodes MNLPSDRRPDHESADDALRSGAAIGERDARALLEVTGADRARFLHGYLTCDVQGLAAGRVAYGFFTSREGRVLADAWVGALGDALVVSLPAERASAIEQHLARFILADRVTLRLRADLSSLHAAGPEAGRRLAESGLPAPEAAGLETLTRAEASWIVLRRDLGSISGFELWLPVEERDRVIAALAAAGARSVATECFEVARVEEGVPRFGVDFDDRSFPQETGLEAAAVSYTKGCYLGQEVVARIHYRGGVQRELRALRFLDALPAVGIAILHEGREAGEVTSAVHSPARGAIGLAMLHRRVGTPEAPLALADGGRAALLGTSSDAGSAPGGPPRS; translated from the coding sequence ATGAACCTGCCGTCCGACCGTCGACCCGACCACGAGTCCGCCGACGACGCGCTGCGAAGCGGTGCGGCGATCGGCGAGCGCGACGCCCGGGCCCTGCTCGAGGTCACGGGAGCCGACCGAGCTCGCTTTCTTCATGGCTACCTGACGTGCGACGTCCAAGGCCTCGCGGCCGGTCGCGTCGCGTACGGCTTCTTCACCTCGCGCGAAGGGCGGGTGCTCGCCGACGCGTGGGTCGGTGCGCTCGGTGACGCCCTGGTGGTGTCGCTGCCCGCCGAGCGGGCGTCGGCGATCGAGCAGCACCTCGCCCGTTTCATCCTGGCCGATCGCGTGACGCTGCGCCTGCGCGCCGACCTGTCGTCGCTTCACGCCGCGGGACCGGAGGCGGGTCGGCGGCTCGCCGAGTCGGGCCTGCCGGCACCGGAGGCGGCGGGGCTCGAGACGCTGACGCGCGCCGAGGCGAGCTGGATCGTCCTGCGGCGCGATCTCGGTTCGATTTCCGGCTTCGAGCTCTGGCTACCGGTCGAGGAGCGCGATCGTGTCATCGCAGCGCTCGCGGCCGCGGGAGCTCGATCCGTCGCCACCGAGTGCTTCGAGGTCGCGCGTGTCGAGGAGGGTGTGCCGCGCTTCGGCGTCGACTTCGACGACCGGAGCTTCCCGCAGGAGACCGGCCTCGAAGCGGCGGCGGTGAGCTACACGAAGGGCTGCTACCTCGGTCAGGAGGTGGTGGCGCGGATCCACTACCGCGGCGGGGTGCAGCGCGAGCTTCGCGCTCTGCGCTTCCTCGACGCTCTGCCGGCGGTCGGCATCGCGATTCTCCACGAGGGGCGCGAGGCCGGGGAGGTGACGTCGGCGGTTCACTCGCCGGCGCGTGGGGCCATCGGACTGGCGATGCTCCACCGGCGTGTCGGCACTCCCGAAGCTCCCCTCGCGCTGGCCGACGGCGGACGCGCGGCGCTCCTCGGAACCTCCTCGGACGCCGGGTCGGCGCCCGGTGGTCCGCCGCGGAGCTGA
- a CDS encoding alpha/beta fold hydrolase, translating to MDERRFALELPGGRTLVGLLDLPARARGGGPSPVVVLCHGFKGFARWGFFPPLAELLAARGFAAVRFNFTGSGMGLDDDRVTRPEDFREDSYRAEVAELRLLLDRLGEVAPGALDLDRLALLGHSRGGAIALLTAAATPWREPLRALVTWNAIGHCDRWTAVEKERWRSEGELPVTNARTGQRLALGLGLLDDVEGHAPELDLHAAALRRRAPWLLLHGTADESVRFAEGQALARTVSPESAPLELHPIAEGSHTFGARHPFAGPTPHLVAAMNLTQRFLRRHLAP from the coding sequence ATGGACGAACGTCGTTTCGCGCTCGAGCTTCCCGGCGGCCGCACCCTGGTCGGCCTGCTCGACCTGCCGGCCCGCGCACGTGGTGGGGGCCCGTCGCCGGTCGTCGTCCTCTGCCACGGCTTCAAGGGCTTCGCCCGCTGGGGCTTCTTCCCGCCGCTCGCCGAGTTGCTCGCCGCGCGCGGCTTCGCCGCCGTGCGTTTCAACTTCACCGGCTCGGGCATGGGGCTCGACGACGACCGCGTCACCCGTCCCGAGGATTTCCGGGAGGACAGCTATCGCGCCGAGGTCGCCGAGCTCCGCCTGCTCCTCGACCGACTCGGCGAGGTCGCACCCGGCGCCCTCGACCTCGACCGGCTGGCGCTCCTCGGCCACAGCCGCGGCGGTGCGATCGCGTTGCTGACCGCTGCGGCAACCCCTTGGCGGGAACCGCTCCGCGCCCTGGTCACCTGGAACGCCATCGGCCACTGCGATCGTTGGACGGCCGTCGAAAAGGAGCGCTGGCGGAGCGAGGGTGAGCTCCCGGTCACCAACGCCCGAACCGGGCAGCGACTCGCCCTCGGCCTCGGGCTGCTCGACGACGTCGAAGGTCACGCCCCCGAGCTTGACCTCCACGCGGCGGCGCTTCGCCGCCGGGCGCCCTGGCTCCTGCTCCACGGGACCGCCGACGAGTCGGTCCGCTTCGCCGAAGGCCAGGCGCTCGCGCGCACCGTCTCACCCGAGAGCGCGCCGCTCGAGCTCCATCCGATCGCCGAGGGCAGCCACACGTTCGGCGCGCGTCACCCGTTCGCCGGTCCGACGCCTCACCTCGTCGCGGCGATGAACCTCACGCAGCGCTTCCTGCGCCGACACCTCGCGCCGTAG